A region of Mycolicibacterium brumae DNA encodes the following proteins:
- a CDS encoding 5-oxoprolinase subunit B family protein has protein sequence MDALDYGDTALLLEFDDTAAVLAAAGALRELPGVLDVVVGARTALLRLAGPADRAPVRNALAGLQVPEPTAASPEHTEIVIDVVYDGADLDDVADLTRLSPAEVVDAHTGTPWRVGFGGFAPGFGYLIGGDPRLRVPRRAQPRTRVPAGAVALAGEFSGVYPRESPGGWQLIGRTDAVLWDLNRDPPALLTPGAWVRFRAVRP, from the coding sequence ATGGACGCGCTGGACTACGGCGACACCGCGCTGCTGCTCGAGTTCGACGACACCGCGGCGGTGCTGGCGGCCGCCGGGGCGCTGCGCGAGCTGCCCGGGGTGCTCGACGTGGTGGTCGGGGCCCGGACCGCGCTGCTGCGGCTGGCCGGCCCCGCCGACCGGGCGCCGGTCCGGAATGCGCTGGCCGGCCTGCAGGTCCCCGAGCCCACCGCAGCGTCACCAGAACATACCGAGATCGTGATCGATGTGGTCTACGACGGCGCCGATCTGGACGACGTCGCCGACCTGACCCGCCTGAGCCCCGCCGAGGTCGTCGACGCGCACACCGGCACACCCTGGCGGGTCGGTTTCGGCGGGTTCGCACCCGGATTCGGCTATCTGATCGGCGGCGACCCGCGACTGCGGGTGCCGCGCCGCGCCCAGCCACGCACCCGGGTGCCGGCCGGCGCCGTGGCGCTCGCCGGGGAGTTCAGCGGTGTGTACCCGCGGGAGTCCCCCGGCGGCTGGCAGCTGATCGGCCGCACCGACGCCGTGCTGTGGGACTTGAACCGCGACCCGCCGGCGCTGCTCACCCCCGGCGCGTGGGTCCGTTTCCGGGCGGTCCGTCCGTGA
- a CDS encoding biotin-dependent carboxyltransferase family protein — MAPRALQVLRTGPLALLEDLGRPGLSQLGVCPSGAADRRAHLLANRLLANPDGAATIEVALGGLAVRALGGDLEIAVTGTDASPEVDGRPVGLNSVRRLRDGQTVTLGAPIAGMRSYLAVRGGVETPEVLGSRSYDTLSGIGPRPLRIGDVLPIGPNPDPQPHLELAPAPPPPTDPVALRVVRGPRADWLTDPDRLVREHWAVSDRSDRIGVRLHGTALGHVDPDRQLPSEGLVRGAIQIPPDGQPVILGADHPVTGGYPVVGVLLDEDTDALAQLRPGQTLRLRWATGHS; from the coding sequence ATCGCGCCGCGGGCGCTGCAGGTGCTGCGGACCGGGCCGCTGGCCCTGCTGGAGGACCTCGGCCGGCCGGGACTGAGCCAGCTGGGCGTCTGCCCTTCCGGCGCCGCCGACCGTCGCGCGCACCTACTGGCCAACCGGCTGTTGGCCAACCCCGACGGCGCCGCCACCATCGAGGTCGCCCTCGGCGGCCTGGCGGTCCGCGCGCTGGGCGGGGACCTGGAGATCGCGGTCACCGGCACCGACGCGAGCCCCGAGGTCGACGGCCGGCCCGTCGGCCTCAACAGCGTGCGGCGGTTGCGTGACGGGCAGACCGTGACCCTCGGCGCGCCCATCGCCGGGATGCGCAGTTACCTCGCGGTGCGCGGCGGGGTAGAGACGCCCGAGGTGCTCGGTTCGCGCAGTTACGACACGCTGTCCGGGATCGGGCCGAGGCCGCTGCGGATCGGCGACGTGCTGCCGATCGGCCCGAACCCCGACCCGCAGCCACATCTCGAGCTGGCCCCGGCCCCGCCGCCGCCGACCGACCCGGTGGCGCTGCGGGTGGTCCGCGGCCCGCGCGCGGACTGGCTGACCGACCCCGACCGATTGGTCCGCGAGCACTGGGCGGTCAGCGACCGCAGCGATCGGATCGGGGTGCGGCTGCACGGAACGGCTTTGGGGCACGTCGACCCGGATCGGCAGCTGCCGTCGGAGGGCCTCGTCCGCGGCGCGATCCAGATCCCGCCGGACGGCCAGCCCGTCATCCTCGGCGCGGACCACCCGGTGACCGGCGGCTACCCCGTCGTCGGAGTGCTGCTCGACGAGGACACCGACGCGCTCGCGCAGCTGCGACCCGGGCAGACGCTGCGATTACGGTGGGCAACCGGACATTCGTGA
- a CDS encoding fumarate reductase/succinate dehydrogenase flavoprotein subunit: MTQEDIERHEYDVVVIGAGGAGLRAVIEAREHGLRVAVVCKSLFGKAHTVMAEGGCAAAMRNVNTKDNWQVHFGDTMRGGKFLNNWRMAELHAREAPDRVWELESYGALFDRTPDGRISQRNFGGHTYPRLAHVGDRTGLEIIRTLQQKVVALQQQDFAEFGDYEARIKVFHECTVTDLLLEDGAVAGAFGYYRETGRFVLFEAPAVVLATGGIGKSFKVSSNSWEYTGDGHALALRAGSALINMEFIQFHPTGMVWPLSVKGILVTEGVRGDGGVLKNSDGKRFMFDYIPAVFAGQYAETEEEADQWLRDNDSARRTPDLLPRDEVARAINSEVKAGRGSPHGGVYLDIASRMSAEEIKRRLPSMYHQFLELAEVDITADEMEVGPTCHYVMGGIEVDPDTGGAATPGLFAAGECSGGMHGSNRLGGNSLSDLLVFGRRAGLGAAEYVAALDSRPTVSSQSLDAAVDDALAPFAPHEDPENPYELHHELQQSMNDLVGIIRRHDEMEAALAKLDELRERLHRVSVDGPRVFNPGWHLAVDLRNMLLVSECVAKAALARQESRGGHTRDDYPDMDADWRNTLLACRADGGDPLVPDVSVTPEPQVPMRPDLLATFELSELRKYYTDAELAEHPERSS; the protein is encoded by the coding sequence ATGACCCAAGAGGACATCGAACGGCACGAATACGACGTCGTCGTGATCGGAGCCGGCGGCGCCGGACTGCGCGCGGTGATCGAGGCCCGCGAGCACGGCCTGCGGGTGGCGGTGGTGTGCAAATCGCTGTTCGGCAAGGCGCACACCGTGATGGCCGAGGGTGGCTGCGCGGCCGCGATGCGCAATGTGAACACCAAGGACAACTGGCAGGTGCACTTCGGCGACACCATGCGCGGTGGCAAGTTCCTGAACAACTGGCGGATGGCCGAATTGCACGCGCGGGAGGCCCCGGACCGGGTCTGGGAGCTGGAGAGCTACGGCGCGCTGTTCGACCGCACCCCTGACGGCCGGATCAGCCAGCGCAACTTCGGCGGGCACACTTACCCGCGGCTGGCGCATGTCGGGGACCGCACCGGCCTGGAGATCATCCGCACCCTGCAGCAGAAGGTGGTGGCGCTGCAGCAGCAGGACTTCGCCGAGTTCGGCGACTACGAGGCCCGGATCAAGGTGTTCCACGAGTGCACCGTCACCGACCTGCTGTTAGAAGACGGCGCGGTTGCCGGGGCGTTCGGCTACTACCGGGAGACCGGGCGGTTCGTGCTGTTCGAGGCCCCGGCGGTGGTGCTGGCCACCGGCGGGATCGGCAAATCGTTCAAGGTGTCGTCGAACTCCTGGGAGTACACCGGCGACGGCCACGCGCTGGCGCTGCGGGCCGGGTCGGCGCTGATCAATATGGAGTTCATCCAGTTCCACCCGACCGGCATGGTGTGGCCGCTGTCGGTGAAGGGGATCCTGGTCACCGAGGGCGTCCGCGGCGACGGCGGGGTGCTGAAGAACTCTGACGGCAAGCGCTTCATGTTCGACTATATCCCGGCGGTGTTCGCCGGGCAGTACGCCGAAACCGAGGAAGAAGCCGATCAGTGGCTGCGCGACAACGACTCGGCGCGGCGCACCCCGGATCTGCTGCCCCGCGACGAGGTGGCCCGGGCGATCAACTCCGAGGTGAAGGCCGGCCGGGGCAGCCCGCACGGCGGGGTGTACCTGGACATCGCGTCGCGGATGTCGGCCGAGGAGATCAAGCGCCGGCTGCCCTCCATGTATCACCAGTTCCTGGAGCTCGCCGAGGTGGACATCACCGCCGATGAGATGGAGGTCGGCCCGACGTGCCACTACGTGATGGGCGGCATCGAGGTCGACCCGGACACCGGCGGCGCGGCCACCCCGGGCCTGTTCGCGGCCGGGGAGTGTTCCGGCGGCATGCACGGCTCCAACCGGCTCGGCGGCAACTCGCTGTCGGACCTGCTGGTGTTCGGCCGTCGCGCCGGGCTGGGCGCCGCCGAGTACGTCGCCGCCCTGGATTCGCGCCCGACGGTCAGTTCGCAGTCGCTGGACGCCGCGGTCGACGACGCGCTGGCCCCGTTCGCCCCCCACGAGGACCCGGAGAACCCCTACGAACTGCACCACGAGCTGCAGCAGTCGATGAACGACCTGGTCGGCATCATCCGTCGGCACGACGAGATGGAAGCCGCGCTGGCCAAGCTCGACGAGCTGCGGGAACGGCTGCACCGGGTCAGCGTGGACGGCCCGCGGGTGTTCAACCCGGGCTGGCACCTGGCCGTCGACCTGCGCAACATGCTGCTGGTCAGCGAATGCGTGGCCAAGGCGGCGCTGGCCCGGCAGGAGAGCCGCGGCGGGCACACCCGCGACGACTATCCGGACATGGACGCCGACTGGCGCAACACGCTGCTGGCCTGCCGTGCCGACGGCGGCGACCCGCTGGTGCCCGATGTGTCGGTGACCCCGGAGCCGCAAGTCCCGATGCGCCCGGACCTGCTGGCCACCTTCGAACTGTCCGAACTGAGGAAGTACTACACCGACGCCGAGCTCGCCGAGCACCCGGAACGGAGCAGCTAA
- a CDS encoding succinate dehydrogenase/fumarate reductase iron-sulfur subunit, translating into MAPYDASLRVWRGDPSGGDLRDYTVEVNDGEVVLDIIHRLQATQTPDLAVRWNCKAGKCGSCSAEINGKPRLMCMTRMSTFSPDETVTVTPLRTFPVLRDLVTDVSFNYEKARQIPSFTPPEGLRPGEYRMDQRDIDRSQEFRKCIECFLCQNVCHVVRDHEENKAAFAGPRFHMRIAELEMHPLDTVDRREAAREEFGLGYCNITKCCTEVCPEHIKITDNALIPMKERVVDRSYDPLVWLGNKLFRRR; encoded by the coding sequence ATGGCCCCTTACGACGCATCGCTGCGGGTCTGGCGCGGCGACCCCTCGGGCGGGGATCTGCGCGACTACACCGTGGAGGTCAACGACGGCGAGGTGGTGCTCGACATCATCCACCGACTTCAGGCCACCCAGACGCCGGATCTGGCGGTGCGCTGGAATTGCAAGGCCGGCAAGTGCGGGTCGTGTTCGGCGGAGATCAACGGCAAGCCGCGGCTGATGTGCATGACCCGGATGTCGACCTTCTCCCCCGACGAGACGGTCACCGTCACTCCGCTGCGCACCTTCCCGGTGCTGCGCGACCTGGTCACCGACGTGTCCTTCAACTACGAGAAGGCCCGCCAGATCCCGTCGTTCACACCGCCGGAGGGTTTGCGGCCCGGCGAGTACCGGATGGATCAGCGCGATATCGACCGCAGCCAGGAATTCCGCAAGTGCATCGAGTGCTTCCTGTGCCAGAACGTCTGCCATGTGGTGCGTGACCACGAGGAGAACAAGGCCGCGTTCGCCGGCCCGCGTTTCCACATGCGCATCGCCGAGCTGGAGATGCACCCTCTGGACACCGTCGACCGGCGCGAGGCTGCGCGCGAGGAGTTCGGGCTGGGGTACTGCAACATCACCAAGTGCTGCACCGAGGTCTGCCCCGAGCACATCAAGATCACCGACAACGCGTTGATCCCGATGAAGGAGCGAGTGGTCGACCGCAGCTACGACCCGCTGGTGTGGTTGGGCAACAAGTTATTCCGCCGGCGGTAG
- a CDS encoding flavin reductase family protein, giving the protein MDTSSGLTPAALRDAFGHFPSGVIAVAAEHAGERVGLVASTFSPVSLDPPLVSFCVQNTSLTWTRLQQAPALGISVLGAAHDAVARTMAGQGDRFAGLKTVTRNGAVFVDGSSVWLECRAEQLVPAGDHTVVLLRVDAVDVHDEVAPMVFHRSVFRRLDQRN; this is encoded by the coding sequence ATGGACACGTCCAGCGGACTGACTCCCGCCGCGTTGCGCGACGCCTTCGGGCATTTCCCCTCCGGAGTGATCGCGGTGGCCGCCGAACACGCTGGTGAGCGCGTCGGTCTGGTCGCCAGCACCTTCTCTCCGGTCTCGTTGGATCCCCCGCTGGTGTCGTTCTGCGTGCAGAACACCTCGCTCACCTGGACCCGGCTGCAGCAGGCCCCGGCGCTGGGCATCAGCGTGCTCGGCGCGGCGCACGACGCCGTCGCGCGCACCATGGCCGGCCAAGGCGACCGGTTCGCCGGATTGAAGACCGTCACGCGCAATGGCGCGGTGTTCGTCGACGGCTCCAGTGTCTGGCTGGAATGCCGGGCCGAGCAACTGGTGCCCGCCGGCGATCACACCGTGGTGCTGTTACGCGTCGACGCGGTGGACGTGCACGACGAGGTCGCGCCTATGGTGTTCCACCGCAGCGTCTTTAGACGCCTCGACCAACGGAACTGA
- a CDS encoding acyl-CoA dehydrogenase, which translates to MGHYKSNVRDQEFNLFEVFGIDKALGKGRFADLDADTAREMLHEMARLAEGPIAESFADGDRNPPVFDPDAHTVKLPEPFKASVRALMDGDWHKFALEEELGGMPAPRAMLWALNEHILGANPAVWMYAGGPAFAQIFYVNGTEEQKKWAVMAAERNWGATMVLTEPDAGSDVGAGRTKATQQPDGSWHIDGVKRFITSAESDDLFENIFHLVLARPEGAGPGTKGLSLFFVPKYLFDFETGELGARNGAFVTNVEHKMGLKVSATCELTFGQHGVPAKGWLVGEVHQGIAQMFDVIEQARMMVGTKAIATLSTGYLNALEYAKERVQGADLTQMMDKSAPRVTITHHPDVRRSLMTQKAYAEGMRAIYLYCASFQDAEVAEACHGVEPALAHKVNDLLLPIVKGCGSERAFVLLGQESLQTYGGSGFLQDYPVEQYVRDSKIDSLYEGTTAIQAQDFYFRKIIRDKGQALAYVAGQIEEFIKNDTGNGRLKGERELLATALSDVQAMAASLTGYLMAAQEEPSSVYKVGLGSVRFLMAVGDLLAGWLLARQAAVAIEKLDAGATGADKSFYEGKIAAASFFAKNMLPQLTSTRAIIENIDNEVMELDEAAF; encoded by the coding sequence GTGGGCCACTACAAGTCCAACGTACGCGACCAGGAATTCAACCTGTTCGAAGTTTTCGGCATTGACAAGGCGCTCGGCAAGGGCCGGTTCGCCGACCTCGACGCCGACACCGCCCGCGAGATGCTCCACGAAATGGCCCGCCTGGCCGAGGGCCCGATCGCGGAGTCCTTCGCCGACGGCGACCGCAACCCGCCGGTCTTCGACCCCGACGCCCACACCGTGAAGCTGCCGGAGCCCTTCAAGGCCTCGGTGCGCGCGCTGATGGACGGCGACTGGCACAAGTTCGCCCTGGAAGAGGAACTCGGCGGCATGCCCGCCCCGCGCGCCATGCTGTGGGCGCTCAACGAGCACATCCTCGGCGCCAACCCCGCCGTGTGGATGTACGCCGGCGGCCCCGCGTTCGCGCAGATCTTCTACGTCAACGGCACCGAAGAGCAGAAGAAGTGGGCCGTCATGGCCGCCGAGCGCAACTGGGGCGCCACCATGGTGCTGACCGAGCCGGACGCCGGCTCCGACGTCGGCGCCGGCCGCACCAAGGCCACCCAGCAGCCCGACGGCTCGTGGCACATCGACGGTGTGAAGCGATTCATCACCTCCGCCGAGTCCGATGACCTGTTCGAGAACATCTTCCACCTGGTGCTGGCCCGCCCCGAGGGCGCCGGCCCGGGCACCAAGGGTCTGTCGCTGTTCTTCGTGCCGAAGTACCTCTTCGACTTCGAGACCGGCGAACTGGGCGCGCGCAACGGCGCGTTCGTGACCAACGTCGAGCACAAGATGGGCCTGAAGGTCTCGGCCACCTGTGAGCTGACCTTCGGCCAGCACGGCGTCCCGGCCAAGGGCTGGCTGGTCGGCGAGGTCCACCAGGGCATCGCGCAGATGTTCGACGTGATCGAGCAGGCCCGCATGATGGTGGGCACCAAGGCCATCGCCACCCTGTCCACCGGGTACCTCAACGCGCTTGAGTACGCCAAGGAGCGCGTCCAGGGCGCCGACCTGACCCAGATGATGGACAAGTCCGCCCCGCGCGTGACCATCACCCATCACCCGGACGTCCGTCGCAGCCTGATGACCCAGAAGGCCTACGCCGAGGGCATGCGCGCCATCTACCTCTACTGTGCGTCCTTCCAGGACGCCGAGGTCGCCGAGGCCTGCCACGGCGTCGAGCCGGCGCTGGCCCACAAGGTCAACGACCTGCTGCTGCCGATCGTCAAGGGCTGCGGCTCCGAGCGCGCCTTCGTGCTGCTGGGCCAGGAGTCGCTGCAGACCTACGGTGGCTCCGGCTTCCTGCAGGACTACCCCGTCGAGCAGTACGTCCGCGACTCGAAGATCGACTCGCTGTACGAGGGCACCACCGCCATCCAGGCGCAGGACTTCTACTTCCGGAAGATCATCCGGGACAAGGGTCAGGCGCTGGCCTACGTGGCCGGCCAGATCGAGGAGTTCATCAAGAACGACACCGGCAACGGCCGCCTGAAGGGTGAGCGGGAGCTGCTGGCCACCGCGCTGTCCGACGTGCAGGCGATGGCCGCCTCGCTGACCGGCTACCTGATGGCCGCGCAGGAAGAGCCGTCCAGCGTCTACAAGGTGGGCCTGGGTTCGGTGCGCTTCCTGATGGCCGTCGGCGACCTGCTGGCCGGCTGGCTGCTGGCCCGCCAGGCCGCGGTGGCGATCGAGAAGCTCGACGCCGGCGCGACCGGAGCGGACAAGTCCTTCTACGAGGGCAAGATCGCCGCGGCGTCGTTCTTCGCGAAGAACATGCTGCCGCAGCTGACCTCGACCCGTGCCATCATCGAGAACATCGATAACGAGGTCATGGAGCTCGACGAAGCCGCGTTCTGA
- a CDS encoding metal-dependent hydrolase, with the protein MNDAESARPAGKPAVRARRIRFSYPTGSLDRHFVDGDLVMSHIVAYLSATFPEGEDFFVRSVRHYADRITDPELKAQVRGFIGQEVTHGREHRALNERLQQMGYPTRVVDRRTRADLAIFERVLPPLNCLATTAALEHFTAVLAETLLTDERAQALLGTTEVRSMLLWHAIEESEHRAVAFDVYRAVGGSERRRIWTMHTVRLSFLLSVVVCTALSLVRDRAAYNPRRLFSSLYQLRRSPFLARSVWSRLNAYTKLGFHPDDIDNSALLERWTAELFGEQGALTDHLH; encoded by the coding sequence ATGAACGACGCCGAGAGCGCACGCCCGGCCGGAAAACCGGCGGTGCGGGCACGTCGTATCCGGTTCTCCTACCCCACCGGGTCGCTGGACCGGCACTTCGTCGACGGCGACCTGGTGATGAGCCACATCGTCGCCTACCTGTCCGCGACGTTCCCGGAGGGCGAGGACTTCTTCGTGCGTTCGGTGCGGCACTACGCCGACCGAATCACTGATCCCGAGCTGAAAGCGCAGGTCCGCGGCTTCATCGGACAGGAAGTCACCCACGGCCGCGAACACCGCGCGCTCAACGAGCGCCTCCAGCAGATGGGCTACCCCACCCGCGTAGTCGATCGGCGAACCCGAGCGGACCTCGCCATCTTCGAACGCGTCCTGCCGCCGCTGAACTGCCTCGCGACCACCGCGGCGCTCGAACATTTCACCGCGGTGCTCGCCGAAACGCTGCTCACCGACGAACGGGCGCAGGCGCTCCTCGGCACGACGGAGGTGCGGTCAATGCTGCTGTGGCACGCCATCGAGGAATCCGAGCACCGCGCCGTCGCGTTCGACGTGTACCGGGCCGTCGGCGGCAGCGAGCGACGGCGGATCTGGACCATGCACACCGTCAGGCTGAGCTTCCTGCTGAGCGTCGTCGTCTGCACGGCGCTGTCACTGGTGCGGGACCGCGCCGCCTACAACCCGCGGCGACTGTTCAGCAGCCTCTACCAGCTGCGGCGGTCGCCGTTTCTGGCCCGCTCGGTGTGGTCCCGGTTGAACGCCTACACGAAACTGGGGTTCCATCCCGACGACATCGACAACTCCGCGCTGCTCGAGCGTTGGACCGCCGAGTTGTTCGGCGAGCAGGGCGCGCTGACCGACCACCTGCACTGA